CAATTACTAGAAAATTTCCAAATATTCAAAGAAGACTTCCTTGAAGTACACAAAATCAATGCAACATTTTTACAAAAATATCTCTCAAAATTACAAGAACCAATAAAAATGGAATTAATGTCAAAACTAACACCAATAAACACCATATTTAATGCCAGTTTTGAAAAATATTCAAAAAATATAAACAAACCAGCAGATGATATCGTAAAAAATTATAATGCCTATATTAAAGCAATGAACACAGAAATCAAAGACAAGATTGCAAAATTAGAGGAAGAAACTCTGCCAATGTATAACAAATACAAACTGCCTAGTTTAAATAATAAAATATCAGACATAGGTGTTGATAAAGATGGAAACATCATTCCCGTACTTAAAGACTCAAAAGGTCAAATAACGGATTTATTATTTTACGATCAAAACTACAATTTAATTCCATTTAAAGAATATCAAAAACATGGGGTTAAATTTGAGATCATTAAAGATGATAACAATTACTTCAAAGAACTACTAAATGTCTACTATCTTGATTCAAATAATACTCAAGTTACTATTGATTATTATAAAAATAATATTGATACCATTCCCTACTATATAGATTTAAAAGAGAATAAAGATAATTTTCTGAAGAGTATTAAACTTAAAAACGAATACAAAACATACATCGAAGAAAAACGTAAGCTCAAAGTATTAGTAAGCAATGATAATTTAGACGAATTTAAAGTCTTTTTAGAACAAAATCCAAACACTTTTTCATTAAACACAATATTCTCCGATGGAAATCCTGTATTCATTCACGCAGTAAAATCAAAATCCAAGAATATAATAAATTATGCAATGTCAAAAAATTGCAACATCAACCTAACAGATCAGGAAGCCAAAAACGCCCTTCACAATGCTATAATTAGCGGATACGACATAAACTTCATTAGATCTCTTATAAAAAAAGGAGCAAATCCACATATAAGAGACTTAAATAAAAAGTTACCATCCGATTATGCTTCCAAGAACGGAGAAATCTATAAATATTTAAACACTATTACAAAATAAATAACATTTGTAACTTTTCAAATATAATCAAGATAATTAATTATTGATTATTATTACTTTAAATATAGTATATATTAATTAAATTAATTAATATATACTATATTTAAAGATTGAAAGTGAACACGAGGAGAATTTATTATGATTACCACTTCAAACAAATTTGCTATTTTGCAAAAAATCGGTAAAGCCTTCATGTTACCAATAGCCCTTCTACCAGCAGCCGGACTTTTGCTAGGAATTGGTGGTGCATTTACCAATGAAACAATGATTCAAGCTTATAGCCTTGAAAATACTTTGGGACAAGGAACCCTTTTAAACATCATTCTATCAGTCATGAGAGACACTGGTGGTGTGGTATTTGAAAATTTACCGCTAATATTCTCATTAGGCATTGCCATTGGTCTTGCAAATGTAGAAAAAGGTTCCGCGGGACTTGCTGGAGGAATTGGATTTTTAATTATGCACAAAGCTATAAACAGTACCCTTACAATACAAGGAATAACTACCGAAACAGTTAATTCTGCTTATTTAATGACAACAGGACTCAATGAAGCACAAGCTGTTGCAAAATCATTTGAATATACAAATGTACTTGGCATGCACACTCTTCAGATAGGAGTACTTGGGGGCATGATCTCAGGGTTCATTGCTGCATATCTTCACAACAAGTACTACGACATTAAACTACCTCAATTTTTAGCATTCTTTGGGGGAACAAGATTTGTCCCAATAGTTACAACCGGAACAATGTTAATTATTGGTATAATGCTTGTATTTATTTGGCCTCCCATACAAAGCGTAATTGCCATGACAGGTAAAATTGTAGAACAATCTGGTTACTTTGGTTCATTTCTGTTTGGCATCATTGAAAGAACACTAGTTCCAACAGGCCTTCACCACATATTTTATATGCCATTCTGGCAAACACCTTTAGGAGGAACAATGGAAATTAATGGAGAATTAGTCTCAGGTGCACAAAAAATATTTTTCGCACAACTTGCAGATCCAAACTTCTCAGGACACTTTGAAGTTACAAAAGGAACAAGGTTTTGGGTTGGAAAATGGCCAGGACACGCATTTGGACTTCCTGGAGCAGCACTTGCAATGTGGTGGGTAGCAAAACCTGAACGCAAAAAAGAAATGGCAGCATTCTTAGGTTCTGTAGCATTCACATCATTCTTAACAGGAATAACAGAACCCATTGAATTTACATTCCTTTTTGCAGCCCCTATTCTATTCTTTGGATTTAACGTCTTTATGTACGGCATGGGGTTTGTATTGATGCATCTTTTAAACGTTGGAGTAGGAGTAACATTTGCAGACGGATTTATTGATTACCTCCTTTATGGAATACTTCAAGGAAATGAAAGAACAAGTTGGATAAACATACTCTACGTCGGAATACCTTATTTCTTTATATACTTCTTCGTCTTTAAATGGACTATAGTCAGATTTGACTTTAAAACTCCAGGCAGAGAAGACGACGGAGTAACTGCTACAAGGGCAAGTTCAAAAGAAATACTTGATAATTTAAGAGAAGTTACAACTAAAACCATCAAAGGCCTTGGGGGAATTGCTAATATTAAATATAACAGTGCCTGCATTACAAAACTCAGAATTGAAGTATATGACATCAATCTTGTTAAAGATAATGCTTATTTTAAATCAATTGGTGCTAAAGGAATTATAAGACAAGATAAAGGATTACAAATTATATTTGGTGTTGTATCAGATAATGTCAACACAGAAATAGAAAAAATTATGAAAGAACTACAAACATCTCAACAATGACAACTTAAAAGGAATGAGTGGTACTCATTCCTTGACAATAATTTTGTCCTTAATTTTATTTACAAGATCGACAAATATTGCTAATATTAATCATATAATATAATTAAAAATGTTAATTATATTAAATTTTAACAACAATTTAAGGGAGGGGATGTTATGTCAATATCACCAGGATCTATATTTACAACATTACAGAAGGTAGGAAAAGCTTTTATGTTACCAATAGCTCTTTTACCAATAGCTGGTCTTTTACTAGGAATTGGTGGAGCACTTACCAACAAAACAATGATTCAAACTTATGGAATTGAGGACATACTTGGAGAGGGAACTTTAACAAGTTCAATACTATCTTTAATGAAATATACAGGTGAAATAATTTTCGCAAACTTACCTTTAATGTTTGCAGTGGCAATTCCAATTGGATTGGCAAAAGCTGAAAAAGGAACAGCGGCTCTTGCTGGAGTTGTAGGATTTTTAGTTATGCATCAAACTATAAATGGAATTTTATCTCTTCAAGGCATTAATGCTTCAACTGTAAATGTAGAAGCATTAATAGCAATTGGAACACCTGAAGCAGAGGCAATCGCAAAAAGCCAAGAATACACAAATGTACTTGGAATCTTTTCTCTTCAAATGAGCGTAATGGGAGGCATGGTAGCGGGATTTATTGCAGTAATGCTTCATAACAGACTGCATAATATCCAGCTACCAACATTTCTAGCATTTTTTGGAGGATCAAGATTCATTCCCATCATCACCACTCTTGTAATGTTCATGGTAGGAATAATTTTAACATGCATTTGGCCAGTCATTCAAGGAATGATGATCTCATTTGGAAATATTATAGAACAATCTGGTTATTTTGGTTCATTCGCATATGGAGCAATAAAAAGGTCTTTAATACCTTTTGGTCTTCATCACATATTTTATATGCCATTCTGGCAAACATCTTTGGGTGGAACAATGGAAATTAATGGAGAACTAGTCTCAGGTGCACAAAATATCTTCTTCAAACAACTCTCAGATCCTAATACTGTACATTTTGAAGTTACAAGAGGAACACGATTTTTTAGTGGTGAATTTATAGTAATGATTTTTGGATTACCTGGCGCTGCTCTTGCAATGTATCATACCGCAAAAAATGAGAATAAAAAAAACACAGCTTCTCTATTATTATCAGCTAGTTTCACATCAATGCTAACAGGAATAACAGAACCTCTTGAATTTGCATTCCTTTTTGCAGCGCCTGCCCTCTACTATCTTGTATATGTTCCTTTATTTGGATTGGCTCATCTATTAGCACATGTTTTCAATATTGGAGTTGGATTAACATTCTCTGGAGGATTTATCGATATGTTCCTATTTGGAATACTGCAAGGCAATAGCAAAACAACTTGGATAATGATTCCTATTATTGGAATATTTTACTTCATTGGATTTTATTACATTTTCAAACTTGCAATCATAAAATTCAATCTAAAAACACCAGGCCGTGAAGAAGTAGAAGAAGTTACAAAAACAAGTCCACAAAAAACAGCAATATCAGAAATTGCCAGAAAAGTACTAGAAGGACTTGGGGGTAGAGACAACATCACATATCTTGACGCATGTGCATCAAGACTAAGAATAAATGTCAATAAAATAGAACTAGTTAAATCTGTCACTTATTTTAAATCCATTGGAGCAAGCGGAATGCTTCAAAAAGGAAATGGTATCCAAATTATATTTGGAGGATTATCTGACAATATAAGAATGGAAATGGATAAAACTTACATCAATTCTTAAGAAAGCTTTAAGAATATAAAATAGCAATAAGAGGGGTTTTATTTTAAAATAGCTCCTCTTATATTTTATAAAAAAGGATAAGAATATGCACAAATACCAATACCTCATTTCTGGAAAAGTACAAGGTGTAGGATTTAGGTTTTTTACAGAACAAATCGCAACTAAAATAGCAATCAAAGGATTTGTTAAGAACCTAGATGATGGAAAAGTTGAAATAGTAGCTTTTTTCGACAATAAAGAACAAATTGAATTATTTGAAAACACCTTAAAAAAAGGCAATGGTTACTCAAAAATTGAAAACATAGAAAAAAAAATCTTAGACGAAAGATATCCCTTCGATTTCAAGAACTTTTGTTCCTACTACTAATATTTCTATTAATCTTACCCTTAATTACTTTCATCTTACCAATTTTTGCTTTAGTTCCACCCTTATTTGCAAAATTAAGGGACTTTGAACTAGATTGAAAGAAACGCTCAACCCTGAACTTCAAAAAGTCTAATGACTTTTTATCCTTACAAAAAATATTTAGATTGCCATCCGAAAATTTAATGTCAAGCCCATAGTTAGTTTCTGTCCTTAAAAAATTACAAGAAATAAATTCTCCATTTAATTTACTTCTTTTAAAAAGGAAAAAATATTTCTTACCTCTCTTAGAGTCTCTAAAATCAATTTTCAACCAATCTTGCATCGGTTGAATTGAAACCAAACTATCATAAAGATAGGAAATATAAATCATTCTATTACCATCGACACTTAATGTCTTCTTAAAAAAATAAAGAAATCCTGTATCCATACAATTAACAAATATATTACAAATCAAAATATTTTAAAAAACTCTAAATTAGTCAAAATAAATATTAAACATCAAAATAAAATTAACTTTTTTACAATATACCTAAACATCATATTCAAAAATCAAGGCTAAATACTCACCAAGTTTTGCATAATTATAATTATAACCATATTTTTGCTTGAAAGACTTACGAATTTTAACATTAAGGCCCCTTAGCATTTCCAATTTCTCTAAACCATCTTCGATCATCAGCTCTTTAATTACATGCAAAGTCTTGACGTAATTTTCATCCATAACACCACACTCCTCTATCAAAACATTTAATCTTTGCATAGTAACAACAGAATATGTAGTCTTTCTCCTAACATACGTGCATATCCGTCTTTTAATCAATTTAAGCAAATCAATATCAGCATTATCATCTAAAGTCTCCAAGATATAACGATTGTAATGAAAAGCGGTTATTATATCATCATGTTCATGTCCTAAAACCGTGGTTATCCACAAATTGAGCTCCATATTTTTTGGAGCAAATGCAAGGTAAGAAAACCTACTATAAAGCCTTCGACAAAAATAAACTGACTCTTCAGGTTCAAATATATTTTCAAAGATCTTACGAAATAGCCTATTATAACTATAAGCAAGATTTGAGGATATAATTTCTTTTGAAAGTTTTTCTGTCCTCTCCATATATCTTATCTCTTCTATTGAATCAATAATCAATTTAGAATCAGCAAAAGTGGGAAAAACAATTTCATGAATTAAATTATGCTCTTTCTTCTTTGCAATATGCTTCATGAAAATATGTTCACTATCTTCAACATAAAATTTAGATATTTTCATTATTTCAACAGGACGCCGTCCGGTTGCCATTAATACTCCATAAAACTTTAATCGAATATCCCTTTTTTGAGTCAACAAAATATTTATTATCTCAATATAAGTTTTTAAGTTTATCTTAACCGGTATCTGCTCTTTTCTATAACTATTAATTTTTGAAATCTTATAATGATGGGAATAATTATTTAACCATTCAGGACTTTTAAACAAACTTAGGAAAAACTCAAAATAAACCTTTTTACCTAAAATATTATTAGAAACCATCAACTCCTCAATTTTACATAAATCTTTTATATCGATATTAGATAGTGCCTTTACTTTTTTAGGAATCCAAAAAAATAAAAGCTTATTTTTTTGTCTTATCTCCTCAATCACTGAAAGATTGATATATTCCTTTATTATTTTACGGGTTTTAGAAAGATTCAATATGATTGAAAGATTAGTAAACTTATCCTTCCTTAAGAGAATACCTCTATGTTTCTCAGCAAGAGTACTCAGACTTTCATTTAATTTAGAATATGAAATCTCATATTTCAAATACTTAACATATATTGCTTCCAAGTTTTTTCTAAAAAACTCAAGCTCTTTTTTTATATTAACTTTCAAAGACATACTAAACAAATTATAGCAAGAAAAAATAATAAGAACATCTACTTAAACTACTATCAACTTATAAAACAAAACAATTTACTAAACACATACTTAAATAAAAAGTATAATAACAAAGAATTACCAATAAAGTTTCTATTATCACATAAATCTCTCAATAGCCTTAAAAACATAGTAATAGAAAACAATATATGCCTCTCTTAAAGTAGAATACTTGGAACTTCCCACAAAATACATAAGTTCACTTGTACTTGAATTAATATCATCTTCATGGTTTCTAATCTCAAATTCACGGTTAATCTTTTTTATATGCTCTAAACTAAAAGTATAAGTAGAAAATTGACTATTATTAGCTATATCAAGCTCACTTTTTAATACAATTTCTCTTTTAAATATTTTTTTAACTTGAAACTCAAATGAATTGGGAGGAATAGCATTAAAAAAATCAAACTTAAATCCAAAATCAAAAATAAACCCAAATTTATAATCCAATAAACCTGCAACTTTTGAATACAAAATTACCTGCATCTCAATATTTTGCGTATCTTTATCCAAGATAAAGTAATAAGAATAACCATTAATATCCTTAACAGAATCAAAATACTCTTTAGAATGAACTCGGGTTCTAAATTTATTACCACCTAAATATTCATAACCTGCAATTTCCAATTTTATTGATTCTTCTAAAGGAAGGAAAAATCTTGATGCAGTATCAAAATTGCAAGAACAAAAGATGAAAATGCAAAGTAAAACAATCTTATAAACTACTTTCAACAAACCCTCGTGATAAAATCTACCTATTATTAAAAAAGAATATCTAAATATCTACTTAATAATATATCAAACAATTCACAAACAAGAACAAAATAATTTTACTATTATTAAAATAAAACAATATAAAATAAATTTAAGGTATGAATGTATCATCTAAAGACTTTACTTTTCTCCAACATTTAATTAAAATATCACTAACGTTTTAAATATAAAGATCAAACGATAGGAGTTTAAAATGAGACAAGAAAAGATCAGTAAGATGCCATTTAACAAAGTAGTAGATCGAAGATTAAAGGTGTTTTGGGTAATTCAAAAGTTGCAACATAATTATTTCACAAATAAGAGAAGGTATTCTTTAAGAAATGTTGTAATGATGGTAAATTCAATTTTAGAAAAAAAAGGATTTAAAACAGTAACAAAAAGGACTATACAAAGCGATATTAAAAACTTTGAAGAAATTGGTCTGTTAAAAATCGACTTTAACCCACTTGGAAAAAACAATGGTAGTTTTACTTACTATATAATCAACAAAACTCTTGAAAAAATAGCTAATAAAGCAATAAGCAAAGCTTATTTCATTCAAAGGAAAAAAAACATAGATCACGCAAGAGATAATGCTATTAAAAAAGACAAATTGAAAGAACAAAATCAACAATTCAAAATTTCACATCAGATATTTTCACATCTTTTAGGTTATATAAAAAGTAAATACAATAAATATAAGAATTCTGGTTTGCAAGACACCAAAACCAAAGAGAAAAAATTAGAGAAAATCATACTACAGAAGTTTGTGAGGATAAAAAATGAAGACCTAAATGAAATGAAAAACATTGTAAAAACACAGATAAGCTATAAAAATACACTATGGAACTTAAAGGACTTCATGGAAGAATTAAGAGAATATAATGAAGATGATGCGGTAAGTTTTTTTAAAACCATACTCAGAAAAAAGAAAGATAAAATATGGTTCATGTCAAAAAGAAATATAAATACGGACTTTAACATAATGATAGGAGAATTTAAAGACAAAAATAAAACTAAAGCACAAAAATTACATCAAGATCGAGAAAAAATAAGGAAACCAAAGATGAACTATATAGATAATCCGAATGAAATAGTGAAGGCTAGCGAATTGATAATGGAAATTATGAAAACAAGGTTACTGGTTTCTAATTAGGGAAATATGAAAAAAGTGGAAAAGGCAATATATGAGTTAAAAGCGAGATTGATGGCAAGAAAGTCAGAACTGGATCAGGAACGTAAAAAATTTTTTAAAAAGATAGAAGAAAAAAACTATAAAAAAATGTACCATACAAAAATTTTCAGTATGATAAATAATTTCGAAGCAAGACCAAATAAAGGTAAATTTTGGTTATGTTTTAGGAATGTTTTCGATCCCAATAAATATGAAAGTCTTCATTTATTTCATATGAGACAAGGAGATAAATTTATAGGAATTTACTATGGATTTACAAAGTTACCAAAACCATTTATTATAAATTACAAGGAAAATGAAGTAAAAAAGACATCTAGAATAATAAAAATTTATTACATTGAATTTAGATTTAAAAAGGGAAGTGTTTTTTGTTATCTGAGAAGTTTACATACACTGTTGAAATCAAAAAATAAGGAAAGGATGTTTTACAATTCTTTGTTAGATAGAACTTTAAGATTGGAGAGGGAAGTCCACCAATTTTATGGAAAAGAATATCTTGAAGACAGAGGAATATTAAGATGGATAAAAGAAAACCAAAGATAATTACCATAGCCTCAATCAAGGGAGGTGTCGGTAAAAGTACAACAGCTTTGTTTTTTAGTAATATTCTTTCAAGTAAAAAATACAAAACACTATTAATTGATCTAGATCCACAAGCCAGTGGTACGAGTTTTTACATTAATCTTATAAAGAGTCAAAATATAGATATAAAGAAAGTTAATATATACAGAGTGTTAAAAAAAGAATTGGATATCGAAAATTCAGTTGTAAAGATCAATGAAAATCTTGATTTTATAGCAAGTCACTTGACTTTAAGTCAGTTTAATGAAGAGAGTATCTCCTTAAAGGAAAGTCTACTTAAAATATTCTTAAGTTATATACAACACAGGTATAATTTCATAATTATGGATACAGCTCCGACGTTAGGAAGTTTACTAAATAATAGTTTAATAGTCACTGATTATCTTATCATCCCTTTACCAACCGATCAGTGGGCGATTGAGAGTGTAGATTTAATAACTAACAGATTGAGGGATATATTTAGAAGTGAATTACCAACATTTTATTTAGTAACGAACCTGATTGAAAGGCAAACCATAGATAAAGAATTAAAAGAATTTATTGAGAATGAGTATAAGGAAAAATTTTTAGGTAGTGTTCCAAAGCGAGATAATTTGAGAAAAACTATTTTTCACAGAGTTGATTTTAATTCAAATGAAGACTACTACAAAGCTTATAAAGAAATATTAGAAAACTTTTTAAGTAGGATTGATAATTAGTTCCAAATGGAACTATTAGTTCCATTTGGAACAGGTTTGATGAGGTATGCGATGAATAAGAATAGAAAAATAGAGATAGTTAAAAGAATTGATTTAGAAACATGTAATTTCAAGACTTTAAACAAGACAAGAGAAGAGAGATATTTAGAATTAAAAGAAAAGCTTAAGATTTTAATAAAAGAGGAATCCTATAATAAAATAGAAACAGCTAGGGTCTTGAAAGAAATTAATGAAAGTAAGTACTATGCTCTTGATGGATATAAAAGTTTTACAGCTTTTATCAAGAGCTATAAAATAGCAAAAACTTCCATATATAGATATATTAAGCTAGTTATAGGCATTGATAGTGGTAAAATTGATTATGATTTAATTTTAAGTAAAGGTGTAGATTATGCAATTAAAGTCTTAGAAAATAATAATGTCATTAGTGAAAATAATGTCAACTCTTTAAAACTTTTAAGGTTGCAACTAGATGATGAAGAGAGTTTCTATTTTTATAAGTCCAACACAAAATTTGCTAGTTTTTTGCTTAAGGAAATATATAAAAATGAGAAAGATTTTTTTAATAAGATGCATGATAAATATGATAGTCTGAAAGTACAGTAAATCCATTGTGTGTTAATTAGATATTTATATTGTTTTAGTAAAATACAAAGTTTGTGATAATATTTTTTTAAAATAGCATAAAAACTTTTGAAAAAGACTTTACAAAAAGATAAAATAGTTTATAATTATTCTATAGACTGAGATTTAAAGTCTCACTCTTATTGTTTGATTAGAATAATAGGTTGGCTACAGTAGGTAGCCTTTGTCATTTTATCTTAAATATATAGATTTTGGGTTTTTATATTTTGTTTCGGTTTTCATATATGGTGTTTAATTTTAAGTGAAGTGTTTATTTTAAAAAGAGCTATATATCTTGTATGTTGATTATTTGATTTACAGGATATCTTTTATTTCTTTGTAAGAATTTGTTCTTAATTTTACATTAATCTTGCTTTGAAGGTTGCTTTTTTGTAAGTAAATTTTATTGATTGATAAAGATAATAAAAGAGCTTTAAAACTAACGTTAAGAAATATATCGTTAATTTTAAAGCTTTGATTATTATTTTTGAGTATTTTCTTTGTTAGGATGTCGTTTTTGGGTATATTGCTTTTCAGTTGCGTTTAATTTTAAAAGAAAATCTCTAATTTTGGCTTTATTGACTTGCAATGTTTCTAAACCGACTTGGATTTTAATATCTTCTTTGTTATATACATATTCATCTTCATTGAGAACTTTCTCTAGTATAGTTTTGTTTAAGCTGAAAGAGGAGGTGTTGACCCATTTTCCAAATGAAGATTTATTATCGTATTCATAGCTTGTTTTACCTTCTATTTTAGTGCCATCTGGTAGTGTTAATGGAGTTTGTTTGATTATGCTATGGTTTCTTAATTTAGTATACAAAAATATTTGTGTTGTGTTGTTTTGATAGTCAACTACACCTTTTAATTCTAAGTTTTTGCTTAAATATTGATATATTCTTATTGTTTTGTTGATTTTATCATGTTCGACTTGCAAGGAAGAACACGCTGTAAGTAAAAAAATTAGTAAAATTTTTGTTAACTTTAGGTCTTTGAAAGAATATAACACATTTCCCCCTTTTAATACTATATATGGTATATTGTTTGCTATTTACGGGTTTTGTAAATATAAATAGCAATTATTTTATATTTTAGTGTTTAAACATTATACTTTAATAAATTTGAAAAACAAGGTGATTAATTTTAAATTAAAATTTAATGAAAATTTGGTAAAGTTGTGATTGTATTTAACTTGTTCACAAAGAATTCTTTTTTTTTCTTCTGATGACATTATCTGTGTTTTTTTCTTGGAGAAAGGTTTTAAGGAAAAAAAGATAAAATTCTAATTTTTAGCAAGAAATGAAAGTAGTGATTTTATCTTAAAATTTTTTAAAAAAAATTGAAAAATCGAATTTTTGAAATAAAATTTTAGGTTAATAAGGAGGCACGTAATAATGAAAAGAATTACTTTAAGTGCGTTATTAATGACTTTATTTTTACTCTTATCTTGTAATAATTCAGCTACTACTCCTAAAGAAGGGCAAGCTGCTAAGCCTGATGGCACAATCCTTGACCTAGCTACAATAACTAAAAACATTACCGATGCTGTTGCTTTTGCTAAGAGTGTTAAAGACGTTCATACTTTAGTTAAATCCATTGATGAGCTTGCTAAAGCTATCGGGAAAAAAATTGGTGCCAATGGTCTTGAAACTGATGCTGATAAGAATGCAAAATTAATTTCAGGAGCATATAGTGTAATATCAGCTGTAGATACTAAATTAGCATCATTAGAAAAAAAAGTTGGAATTTCTGATGACTTAAAGGGAAAAATTACTACTGTTAAGAATGCAAGTACATCCTTTTTAACCAAGGCTAAATCAAAGACAGCTGATCTTGGTAAAGATGATGTTAAGGATGCTGATGCGAAGACAGCTATAGATATAGCAGATACTGGAGCCAAGGATAAAGGCGCGGAAGAGCTTATTAAACTCAATACAGCAATTGATGCTTTGTTAACTTCTGCTGAAGCTGCAGTAACAGCTGCAATAAATGCGCTTTCAACTCCTGCTAAGTCAGCATCTACTGTTCAATCTAACTAAGGATAAACAAGTTAATTTATTATTATAAGATTACTTTTTAATTAATCGTAATTATCTGATAAAATAAAGTCTATAAATAATAAGCTAGGAGTTTTTTTCTCTTAGCTTTTTTTGTTTCTTTATTCTTTCTCTACTTGCTTTACTACTTTATTATACTTCTTTAGATTTCTTATGATTACTTATTAATTTTAGATTTATATTTATGTATTGTTTTTATCTTGTTTTATTACTTAATAATAACTTCTATTTTTTATTTTTACTTCTTAGCTGTGGCAGTGGGAGTGCTAAGGTGGAAGATCCTAAAACCACATTCTTAAACTCTATTGCTAATTTGGGTAAAGGTTTCTTAGATGTTTTTACTTCCTTTTCTGATATGGTTGCTGGCGCTTTTGGTATTAAAGCTGACACTAAGAAATCTGATATTGGTCAGTATTTCACTGATATTGAAAAGACTATGACATCTGTTAAAAAGAAATTACGAGATGAAGTTGTTACGAATGGGAATTACTCAAAACTTAAATCTGTTGTTGATACATTTATCACTAACACATTAGACAAGATTGCAGAAGGAGCTAAAG
The Borrelia turicatae 91E135 DNA segment above includes these coding regions:
- a CDS encoding plasmid maintenance protein; amino-acid sequence: MRQEKISKMPFNKVVDRRLKVFWVIQKLQHNYFTNKRRYSLRNVVMMVNSILEKKGFKTVTKRTIQSDIKNFEEIGLLKIDFNPLGKNNGSFTYYIINKTLEKIANKAISKAYFIQRKKNIDHARDNAIKKDKLKEQNQQFKISHQIFSHLLGYIKSKYNKYKNSGLQDTKTKEKKLEKIILQKFVRIKNEDLNEMKNIVKTQISYKNTLWNLKDFMEELREYNEDDAVSFFKTILRKKKDKIWFMSKRNINTDFNIMIGEFKDKNKTKAQKLHQDREKIRKPKMNYIDNPNEIVKASELIMEIMKTRLLVSN
- a CDS encoding protelomerase family protein, with protein sequence MSLKVNIKKELEFFRKNLEAIYVKYLKYEISYSKLNESLSTLAEKHRGILLRKDKFTNLSIILNLSKTRKIIKEYINLSVIEEIRQKNKLLFFWIPKKVKALSNIDIKDLCKIEELMVSNNILGKKVYFEFFLSLFKSPEWLNNYSHHYKISKINSYRKEQIPVKINLKTYIEIINILLTQKRDIRLKFYGVLMATGRRPVEIMKISKFYVEDSEHIFMKHIAKKKEHNLIHEIVFPTFADSKLIIDSIEEIRYMERTEKLSKEIISSNLAYSYNRLFRKIFENIFEPEESVYFCRRLYSRFSYLAFAPKNMELNLWITTVLGHEHDDIITAFHYNRYILETLDDNADIDLLKLIKRRICTYVRRKTTYSVVTMQRLNVLIEECGVMDENYVKTLHVIKELMIEDGLEKLEMLRGLNVKIRKSFKQKYGYNYNYAKLGEYLALIFEYDV
- a CDS encoding PTS transporter subunit EIIC, whose product is MITTSNKFAILQKIGKAFMLPIALLPAAGLLLGIGGAFTNETMIQAYSLENTLGQGTLLNIILSVMRDTGGVVFENLPLIFSLGIAIGLANVEKGSAGLAGGIGFLIMHKAINSTLTIQGITTETVNSAYLMTTGLNEAQAVAKSFEYTNVLGMHTLQIGVLGGMISGFIAAYLHNKYYDIKLPQFLAFFGGTRFVPIVTTGTMLIIGIMLVFIWPPIQSVIAMTGKIVEQSGYFGSFLFGIIERTLVPTGLHHIFYMPFWQTPLGGTMEINGELVSGAQKIFFAQLADPNFSGHFEVTKGTRFWVGKWPGHAFGLPGAALAMWWVAKPERKKEMAAFLGSVAFTSFLTGITEPIEFTFLFAAPILFFGFNVFMYGMGFVLMHLLNVGVGVTFADGFIDYLLYGILQGNERTSWINILYVGIPYFFIYFFVFKWTIVRFDFKTPGREDDGVTATRASSKEILDNLREVTTKTIKGLGGIANIKYNSACITKLRIEVYDINLVKDNAYFKSIGAKGIIRQDKGLQIIFGVVSDNVNTEIEKIMKELQTSQQ
- a CDS encoding acylphosphatase, with the protein product MHKYQYLISGKVQGVGFRFFTEQIATKIAIKGFVKNLDDGKVEIVAFFDNKEQIELFENTLKKGNGYSKIENIEKKILDERYPFDFKNFCSYY
- a CDS encoding ankyrin repeat domain-containing protein, with the translated sequence MSYYALSKIFMYLGYIIIGITSFTIFNKNLRVKIKSKIKKFNSLYYLTLFILFITASNLSHHFSEKQLLENFQIFKEDFLEVHKINATFLQKYLSKLQEPIKMELMSKLTPINTIFNASFEKYSKNINKPADDIVKNYNAYIKAMNTEIKDKIAKLEEETLPMYNKYKLPSLNNKISDIGVDKDGNIIPVLKDSKGQITDLLFYDQNYNLIPFKEYQKHGVKFEIIKDDNNYFKELLNVYYLDSNNTQVTIDYYKNNIDTIPYYIDLKENKDNFLKSIKLKNEYKTYIEEKRKLKVLVSNDNLDEFKVFLEQNPNTFSLNTIFSDGNPVFIHAVKSKSKNIINYAMSKNCNINLTDQEAKNALHNAIISGYDINFIRSLIKKGANPHIRDLNKKLPSDYASKNGEIYKYLNTITK
- a CDS encoding PTS transporter subunit EIIC gives rise to the protein MSISPGSIFTTLQKVGKAFMLPIALLPIAGLLLGIGGALTNKTMIQTYGIEDILGEGTLTSSILSLMKYTGEIIFANLPLMFAVAIPIGLAKAEKGTAALAGVVGFLVMHQTINGILSLQGINASTVNVEALIAIGTPEAEAIAKSQEYTNVLGIFSLQMSVMGGMVAGFIAVMLHNRLHNIQLPTFLAFFGGSRFIPIITTLVMFMVGIILTCIWPVIQGMMISFGNIIEQSGYFGSFAYGAIKRSLIPFGLHHIFYMPFWQTSLGGTMEINGELVSGAQNIFFKQLSDPNTVHFEVTRGTRFFSGEFIVMIFGLPGAALAMYHTAKNENKKNTASLLLSASFTSMLTGITEPLEFAFLFAAPALYYLVYVPLFGLAHLLAHVFNIGVGLTFSGGFIDMFLFGILQGNSKTTWIMIPIIGIFYFIGFYYIFKLAIIKFNLKTPGREEVEEVTKTSPQKTAISEIARKVLEGLGGRDNITYLDACASRLRINVNKIELVKSVTYFKSIGASGMLQKGNGIQIIFGGLSDNIRMEMDKTYINS